AATCCAGCGTTACCTGTGCGGCCGTAATGGTCATAGCTGTTGCTGCTGCGGCGTTTTCGGCTGTTGAATTGGTTTTTTTGAAGGCGGCACGCTGTCTAACCACATTGATCAATGCAGCTGCTTTTGCATTGTTACCAGCTTTGAAATTCGCCTCAGCGCCGGTCATGTACACATCTGAGAACCGGTATAACACCGCAGGACGCGTAGAAGGATCATTAAAATTAGCGCCACGACTGGGGTCCATAAATTTTTTCAAAGCCGGGAAAATACCATTGTTCCAAAGACTAGGTGGCACCACAATGCCCTTGAATGGGCGGTTACCTACAAATTGCGGCGCACCCGGCACCTCGTAATCGGGCAACCAGACGGCAGTATCCACACCCGGAACGGTTGTATAGGAAATCCCACGCAGGTTATTGGTCGCATTCGCCTCATTTTTTACGACAGTATTTGAAATATAAACGGTGTAAAAAGAATTGGCATAACGCGAATCCACGTTGCGGTTGGTGAATGCCTGATCCAGGAAATAGTTTTTGCCAGCCCGCGGCCCGGTCGCAATTTTATCTGAATTAGGACGCATACGCACATACGGACGGCCATAATACGAGTCGCGCAGCATGCCGGAAGTTCCGTTATTGACAAATGCGCCGGCTGCATTTTTAATGGAGTTAATCCCGCTGTTGTTAGGATAATTCCAGTTGGTAAACCATGGGCTCAAATTTTGCGCTGCGCCTCCCCCAGCCTGTCCGCCAACCTGATAGTAACCATATTTCGGATCCAGCACGTGATCGCTTACGAACATGGTTTCTTTGCCATAATCGTTTGCGGGCACAAAAGCATCGCCGTAATCCTGCCACAAGTCGAGACCATAATCTGCTTTTTTGGCAATAATGTCGTCACAAATCATTGCTGCCTGTGTGAAATCAGCGGCTGTGTTATTCAGCCAGCCGCGCGTCAGATAAGCTTTGGCGAGCAACAGTTGCGCAACAGGCTTCGTGGCAGCTTTTCCCAAAAATGGCGCGGTCGGTTGGTTAGGCAGATCAGCTGCTGCTTCGGTTAAGTCCTGAATGATAAGCGCATACACGTCCGCTGCCGGCTGGCGGGATGCAGCTTGCGATGGCACGGTGATAAATTCTGTATGCAGCGGCACATCGCCCCAGGTTTGCACCAGATAGAAATACCAGAATGCCCTCAGAAACTTCGCCTGCGCCAGATATTGTTTCCGCGTAGCTTCCGGCAAATCAATGGTCGCGCCGTACTGCAGCACGCCATTCAATGTGTTAATATCTTGAAAAGCAATACCCCAGGCCGCACCGAAGTTGCTGCTATTTAGGCCGTTGTAAGTATAAGCAGGGCCTCCTCCGCCATTAACGCCTTGAACAAATTCATCGGTCCCGGCCTGCATTTCAACGGTAAAACCTTCGGTTCCCCACTGGCCACGGATGTCGTTATAAACCCCGGCTATCCCGCCCAGCACGCCTGCCGGGCTGTTGAAGTAGGAAGGAACGATCTGGGATTGCGGATGTTCTTCGAGCACTTTTTCGCAACCCGTACTGAGTGAAGCGATTAAGGTTGCTGTGATCAGGTTTTTTATGGATTTCATAGTCGGATTAGAATTTAAGGTTTACGCCCACAGTGAATTGCCTTACCGGCGGAGAGTTTAGGTTTACCGAAATCTGACGCTCCGGCGCGCCGCGGTCGCTGGCGCCTTGCGGGTTCAGCGTAGACTGGCCCGTGGCATAGCTGTTTCCTTCCGGATCGATCGCCAGATCGTCTTTTACCAATGGTGAGTAAATGATGAATGGATTGGTCAGGTTGACGTAAATTCTCGCCGAAGTCGCGCCGATTTTTTTGATCAGATCGCTTTCAAATGTGTAACCCAGGTTAATGCTGCGGCATTTGATGAACGAGCCGTCGTAGTAGCCCAGTGTAGAGCCAAAGTTGGCCACCGCGCCGCTGGCATCGGGAGCCGGGAATGCGTTGGTTGGATTACTTTCGGTCCAATAATCTGTTTTCACCTGATTTACACGGCTCTGATTAAAGAATGCAAAACCTCCCGAACCCGTGGAGTTGCCCGTTAAATAAGGCACCAGCACCTTCATGCCCATCCTGGCGTAGGTTACGATAGATGCATCGAAATTTTTGAAGCTGAAACGGCTCGTCAGTCCTCCCTCCCACTTAGGCTGGAAATTGCCGAGGATCTGCCGGTCGTTTGCATCGATTTTATTATCCCCGTTCAAATCTTCCACGCGGATTTGTCCTGCGAACTGGACCGGCGAAGTTTGCTTTGCCAAAGTCCCGTTTTCGGCATCAGCAGTCTGCCAGATTCCTAACTTTTTGTAATCAAAAATCACAGAAAGCGGTTGTCCCACAAACCAACCGGCGCCCAGGTTCGATTTTTCTTCCGGCTTAGTTAGCTGCGTAATTTTTTCCCGGTTGAAAAAATAAGTCGCGTCAATGCTCCAATTGAAGCCTTTTGGTTTTCTGACGATCTCAAAAGTCGCGGCTACTTCCAGTCCCTTACCTTCTGTTTTACCCAGATTTTTCAAAGTAGATCCGGCACCATTGCTCGGCGGAAGCGGCACGGATAGCAGAATGTCCTTGGTTTTTTGGTGATACCAGTCTACGGAACCTGTAATGCGATTATTGAACAAACCAAAATCAATTCCAATATCCACCTGCGAGGTCGATTGCCAGCTCAGATCGCTTGACGGTAAGCTAGTCACCGTGTAAGCCAGTTGCTGCCCGGCTGTGCCTAATCCGAAGTTGTAATAACCCGCAGACAATGCACCCAATGTCGAGTAAGCGCCCACATTCCGGTTGCCGGAAATCCCCCATCCGCCGCGCAGTTTGAGGTTAGAAATGAATGGAGCCGATCTCATAAAACCCTCTTCTACTACATTCCAGCCTAAGCCGATCGCAGGATAATTGAAGTACTGATTAGCCGGGGACAATGTTGAAGACCCATCGCGGCGCAATGTCAAGGTCAGCAAATATTTGTCGGCAAAGCTGTAATTAAGCCTTCCCATATACGATAGCAAACCGGTTTCCGAGAAGGAGTTTCCAA
This Dyadobacter sp. UC 10 DNA region includes the following protein-coding sequences:
- a CDS encoding RagB/SusD family nutrient uptake outer membrane protein, which gives rise to MKSIKNLITATLIASLSTGCEKVLEEHPQSQIVPSYFNSPAGVLGGIAGVYNDIRGQWGTEGFTVEMQAGTDEFVQGVNGGGGPAYTYNGLNSSNFGAAWGIAFQDINTLNGVLQYGATIDLPEATRKQYLAQAKFLRAFWYFYLVQTWGDVPLHTEFITVPSQAASRQPAADVYALIIQDLTEAAADLPNQPTAPFLGKAATKPVAQLLLAKAYLTRGWLNNTAADFTQAAMICDDIIAKKADYGLDLWQDYGDAFVPANDYGKETMFVSDHVLDPKYGYYQVGGQAGGGAAQNLSPWFTNWNYPNNSGINSIKNAAGAFVNNGTSGMLRDSYYGRPYVRMRPNSDKIATGPRAGKNYFLDQAFTNRNVDSRYANSFYTVYISNTVVKNEANATNNLRGISYTTVPGVDTAVWLPDYEVPGAPQFVGNRPFKGIVVPPSLWNNGIFPALKKFMDPSRGANFNDPSTRPAVLYRFSDVYMTGAEANFKAGNNAKAAALINVVRQRAAFKKTNSTAENAAAATAMTITAAQVTLDFILDERSREFFGEWQRWHDLVRTRSLVRRVQEWNQEAAPYVKDFNMLRPIPQTQIDRVVEGPKFPQNTGY